The Cottoperca gobio chromosome 15, fCotGob3.1, whole genome shotgun sequence genome segment CATGGGGTGTGCTTGAATTATAACTGCAGAGCGCGAGCGGGCGGTTCTAGTTGTGTTCTAGCTTGTACGAGATTGAATGTAGGCTTAAACCCCGCCCGCCTAGCTACCTAGGTTCTCACAGCGTTCAACAGGGATGAATATCGTTTTGCAGAGCTTTGCATCAGACGAAAAAGGAACTACATACTTGTTTATAAAGACTTCAGAAAGGTTGCTTACAAAAAATGATGCAACAAGATCGAAAAATATGTCATCAACTTAGAGATATTATAAAATTTGACATATAGGTTATAGTTAATTCAGTTGTAGTCTACATATTAAATCGTGTTGTGGAAGCATATTGATATCTAGACAAAACgctcaaaacagaaaacaatagaTAACACAAAACGAAATCTGGTTTATTTCCATAAAAAGGTTTACAAAAGATTACAACTGTTGTTGCAATTAATTGTAGTTATTGGTGGTATCATACTTATACTATTCAGGTTCAAGTAGTGTATTTCACAGCATTATCACACATCCTGTGCAGTGAGTTGTTCCAGCTCTTTAAGCCcaagtttatttattgttttctctttatttggaataaaaaaacattttttctttcaaaacaaGCCTTTAGAATCACATCACCGGTGCTGAATGTAAGTTAGACAAATAACTAAGTAActcaactctttttttttactttgagttaCATAAACTACCTTATAAATTGTTATATTCTTATCCCATTGGACATTTTAGTCTGTCCAAATAATTAGTCAAAGACACCATGAAAGAACACCATGTTCTATTTTAACACATGGACTTGCTTCTTCACAGAGCTCAGGACAAACAGAGTAAATTAACTGTGACTGCTTGTACCGCCAAAGAGACTGAGATTTGAGAAAAGTGAGCCAACTCCCCTGTGGGAAATGAATACTTTCACAGTGTGGCATTTTTGAAACTCAACACTGATTGGTCCGGCAACCTCTGATGTCAGGGTTCAGCCCATTCAGTCCTGGCTGAGAGAACTGTTATGGAATGTCTTACAGCCTTAAGTTCCTACAAACGTCCACATTCAcatctgcatgcacacacaacactctCCTGGTTCTGCTCTTTCGGTCAGCATGAGTTGTCCACTGGTGATTCTGCTCTGTGTGGGACTTCTGCACCAGAGTGCGAGTGCTGTCCGTATGGATAAACTAGCACCCAACAAGATCTGTGGAGATGCAGAATGCTCATGTAAGTCAGAGAATTAAAGAGAAGCATGCTGAAAACTGTTGCATGTAAAATCATGAAATACAATGCATGTAATTGTATAGTTTTCTTCCTCTATACTTCcctttattttcttgtttcctGTGCTATATTAGATGTTATCTCCCTGGCCACAGCCTTGGATGACTTCATAGCTCCTGACTGCAGATTTATCAACATCAGAAGGGGACAGATGGTCTATGTGTATTCTAAACTCATACCAGAGGAGGGCGCCGGAGTCTTCTGGTCTGGAAGTGTATGTGAATATTCGTTACATGTTATTTATTAGCAGtgcaattcattttaaatgcaaaggAGGGCGAGTGCAACAGCTGTGACGAACAAATAAGAACTTTCTAGCCTTTTTGAAAAGAGCTAAATgtcaagaaaaaaacatttggttacATATTCAATGTCATTGTAGCTTTAATGAACaagcatttaaatgactttaactAAGGAAGGTTAAATGTATAAAGCATTAATAATGTGGTGGTGGTTTATTTGTTGAAAAGGACATGTTATTTTTGCTGGCAGGTTTACAGTGAGCGGTATGTGAACCAGATGGGCATCATTGGATACTTCCCCGCAACTATAGTGAATGAGACACAGAAGTTTACAGAAGACACAGTTAAGATCCCAACAACTGTGAGTATATTGGTCTGTTTCATAACATCTGTAAT includes the following:
- the LOC115019719 gene encoding otoraplin-like, which translates into the protein MHTQHSPGSALSVSMSCPLVILLCVGLLHQSASAVRMDKLAPNKICGDAECSYVISLATALDDFIAPDCRFINIRRGQMVYVYSKLIPEEGAGVFWSGSVYSERYVNQMGIIGYFPATIVNETQKFTEDTVKIPTTNMDFFCD